One Symphalangus syndactylus isolate Jambi chromosome 20, NHGRI_mSymSyn1-v2.1_pri, whole genome shotgun sequence DNA segment encodes these proteins:
- the LOC129470287 gene encoding large ribosomal subunit protein uL11-like, with translation MPPKFDPNEIKVVYLRCTKGEVGATSALAPKIGPLGLSPKKVGDDTAKATGDWKGLRITVKLTIQNRQAQTEVVPSASALIIKALKEPPRDRKKQKNIKHSGNITFDEIVNIARQMRHRSLARELSGTIKEILGTAQSVGCNVDGRHPHDIIDGINSGAVECPAS, from the coding sequence ATGCCGCCGAAGTTCGACCCCAATGAGATCAAAGTCGTATACCTGAGGTGCACCAAAGGTGAAGTCGGTGCCACTTCTGCCCTGGCCCCCAAGATCGGCCCCCtgggtctgtctccaaaaaaggttGGTGATGACACTGCCAAGGCAACGGGTGACTGGAAGGGCCTGAGGATTACAGTGAAACTGACCATTCAGAACAGACAGGCCCAGACTGAGGTGgtgccttctgcctctgccctgaTCATCAAAGCCCTCAAGGAACcaccaagagacagaaagaaacagaaaaacattaaacacagTGGGAATATCACTTTTGATGAGATCGTCAACATTGCTCGACAGATGCGGCACCGATCCTTAGCCAGAGAACTCTCTGGAACCATTAAAGAGATCTTGGGGACTGCCCAGTCTGTGGGCTGTAATGTTGATGGCCGCCACCCTCATGACATCATAGATGGTATCAACAGTGGTGCTGTGGAATGCCCAGCCAGTTaa